The Pseudorasbora parva isolate DD20220531a chromosome 16, ASM2467924v1, whole genome shotgun sequence genome includes a region encoding these proteins:
- the tnfaip8l3 gene encoding tumor necrosis factor alpha-induced protein 8-like protein 3 yields MDSDSGDQSEGEISPGQESFNSKSLALQAQKKILSKMATMAVANLLTDDTSSEILDELYKASREYTKSKKEAHKIIKDVIKIALKIGILYRNHQFSPDEMETVERFKKKMNQAAMTVVSFYEVEYTFDRGILSELLMECRDLLHELVEHHLTMRSHGRIDHVFNHFADVDFLTELYGPSEEYRLNLRKICDGINKLLDEGTL; encoded by the coding sequence GGCAAGAGAGCTTCAACTCCAAGAGTTTGGCCCTTCAAGCCCAAAAGAAGATCTTGAGTAAAATGGCCACCATGGCCGTGGCAAACCTCCTCACAGACGACACTAGCAGCGAGATTCTGGACGAACTCTACAAGGCCAGTCGTGAATACACCAAGAGCAAAAAGGAAGCCCACAAGATCATCAAAGATGTCATAAAGATCGCGCTGAAAATTGGCATTCTCTACCGGAACCACCAGTTCAGTCCTGATGAAATGGAGACCGTTGAGCGCTTCAAAAAGAAGATGAACCAGGCAGCCATGACGGTGGTAAGCTTTTACGAGGTGGAGTACACGTTCGACCGCGGCATTCTTTCCGAGCTGCTGATGGAATGTAGGGACCTTCTTCATGAGCTGGTGGAGCACCACTTGACCATGCGCTCCCACGGGCGAATCGACCATGTTTTCAACCATTTCGCAGACGTGGATTTCCTGACCGAGCTGTACGGCCCATCTGAAGAATACAGACTTAACCTGAGGAAGATCTGCGACGGGATAAACAAACTCCTAGATGAAGGCACACTTTAA